GGCTGGCCAGTAGAGTCGCATGTACATCGCAAACGGGCCCTTCGGTGCGGGCAACCAATTGGCCTCCAGTTCCTTGCCCGGCGATTCATGCTGGATGTAAATCGTCAGGCCACCATCGGCGTCCTTTTTCAATTCAGGAAGCATCGGCGAATTGATGAGGTAGCGGTTGATCGGGTTGGCCACCAGCAGGCTTTGCGGCAGCTCATACATCGTCAGTGACCAGAAGGCCTTGACCGGCGGGTATTCACCGTTGGCGAAATGCAGGGTGTAGCGGTTTTCACCGCGGAGCGGTTCCCCGGCGGAATCGACCCGATAGACCGGATACATGGCTTCCTGTTTCGAGTTGCCATAGATTCCGATGGTGGCGACCCAGCGGTAGAGGTAGTTGTTCTTCATATACTCGCGGGTGCCGAAGCAATCCCCGGAAGTAATCTTTCCTACTTCGAGTAATTTGACGTCGCCGGCAAAGGCTTCCCATGCGTCGATCCGGCCCATCTCGATGGCGTCCTTCATCTCGGGCGAAAGTTTCGCGGGATCGAATCTCTTGCCCCCCTCGACCCCGATCCTGGCGAAGCGTTTGCGGAGTTCGACTTCCGTGGGATCGACCGGGCAGTAGCCGAGCACGAAGTTGAGGACGTTGAAGAACTCCAGCGAACTCTTCTCTTCCTCCTCGGTCAGTGGCTTGACCCAATCGACGGCCGGCGCGGCTGCGGGAGCGGAGGTCCCAAGGAATGCCGACAGCGGCTGCACCTTGTACTGAGCCTGGATCTTCTTGACGTTTTCAAGGTCCGCTGGGTTGAACAACTGGGTGCGGAACAGGACCATGTCGAAGTCCGTTTCGGACCGGATCACCTGCTTGATTCCCGCAGGCTTCTCACCCTTCCAACTTGGTCCGGCGATCAGAAAACTGCCGGCGTCGTTACCCGTCGCCCGCGAACCGACGTAGGCGAAGTTGAAGGTGTAGGCGTCGATGAACTGGACGCTGTAGTAGCGACTCTTCTCGATCTTGGGAACGCTGATCACGATCGGTTCGGCCCGCAGGTCCAAGCCCACGAAAGAGTAAGGCGTGTCCGAATTCGGCGTCTGGATGGCGGTATCGGCCGGTGTGTAGACCTCCGGGATGTTCTTCAGCTGGTTCCACGGTGCCTTGTAGGACTTGCTGTCCTTGTCGACGAAGTAGGCATACTGGATCCGATAGCTATCCACCAACGGGAATCCGTAGATGTAGGCTTCCTTGGCGATAGCGCGAGCTTCTTCCGGCGTGACGTCTTGTGCCTGCCCGATCGGGGAAAGCGCGAGGACGGCCACGGCCGACACGAGGGTGGTGATGAATTTTTGTTTCATGAGATTTATCCTTGGGTTGGAGCTTCGGTGATAAGGGTGCGAATCACTTCTCAGGTTATCCATTGGTAGGAACGTTGGCTTGGCGCACGGACGATCTATTCCGCTCTGGCCGGGCCGATCAAGGGCGTGTGCACGGGTTTGGCCACGCCGAAGAAGACCACCGTGGTGTTGGCGGCAAAGCGGGTGGAGAGCGCCTCGTCCGGCACTTGTTTGAAGCCGGCAAGTGTCTGGTCCCAGCTGTTGGCCACCCAGACGTTGCCAGCAGAATCGGCGGCGACGCCCGTGATGGTTTTCAGGCCGCCGATGTAGCCCCCCGGCGGCGAAATCGCATCGCCGGTTTTAAGTCCCGGCGGGAAGGTCTCGGTCCGCACACCACACAACTGCGAGAGGTTGTGGCTCATCGAATTCGAGACCCAGATGTTGTCATTGCCGTCGATGGAAATGCCCCAGGCACCGTTCATCGTCTTGCCGGCGTTGAAGGGGCCGAGAACCGTTCCATCGGGTCGTATCATCGACACGTCGCCACCGGGAAACTTGTCGCTGATTTCCCACAGATCGATCCACTCCTTGGCCGCGCGCTTGCTGGCCGAACCATCGTGACTCCCAAACCTCGCTTCGAGCTTCTCCGCGACGAAGGCCAGTTTCTCCCGGATGCCGATGTGGCCGATGGAGTTGGCGACCCAGGCGTTGCCCTGGCTGTCGATGGCAATCCCGTGCGGGCTGTATCCGACCTCAAAGTCCACCGCCTTGCCCGGATCGTTGGCTGGAAAACGGGTCACGGTGTTGGAGCCGCTGTTGGTGACCCAGACATAATCATTTTGGTCGATGGCCAGGGCGAAGGGCTTTTTCAGTTGGAGGGTGCCATCGACAGGCTTGCCGTCGACGACCTGACCGTAGATGCGGCCTTTCGAGGCGTCCCCCTTGGGCAGGTGAACGATCTGACTGTGGTCGTTGTCGAGCGTCCAGATGTCGCCATTCGGGGCGACCATGATGCCCTGCATCGCACCGAGTTTTCCGTCGAGGTTGTAGCCGGTCTCTGGCGAAAGAGGCTTCCCCGTCTTGCGATCGAACACGGAAATGGTGCTGCCGATAATGCTTGTCACCCAGACCTTGTCATCGCCGGAGACCGCGATGCCCCAGCCGGCGCTGTCGACGCCGCCGCCGCGAAAGCCTTTGATCATCGGGGAAAGCGGTTTGCCGTTCGGCGCGAACTTCGAGATGCCGCCGCCGACCCAATCAAAAATCGTTGTTTGCCCACCGACAAGGAAGTTGTTAGCCGACCACATGTTGCCCTCACCGTCGATGGCGATGCCGCCGACACCGTTGTATCCTCCGCCGGAGTAAACCAGCGAAAGGGTCCACGAACTGGGAGCGAAGTTGAGGTAAGGGATTAGATCCACCTCGCGCCACCGCTTTCCGGCGGGGACGGGATAAAATGTGTCCAGCAATCCGAAGATCTTGTCCGCGTTGTGCCACGGATAGCGAGCGATGTTTTGCGCCGCGGCCAGCGTGTTGGTCGGAGCGACGCCGCCCGGCGGTGTGGCGGCTGCGAAGAGCTTATCGCACGCGTCCGGTTTTTCCGTGACGCAGGCAGTCAGCAGGATGCCCAGCGTGTTCAGCTTCGCCAAGGTGGTGGTCTCCGAGCTGTTCAGCGGATCCATGATCACCGGTCCCAGCCCACCGGTTTCGAGATTCACAAGGTTCGGCACGTTTCCGGCGGCGATACTCAGGCCAAGTGCATCGCCACGCAACACGATGCCGTGCAGAAACTGCGCACCGGTCCAGGCGGAGGCCACGGTGGTCAGCTCGTTGATCGTCACGCGCGCGGGAGCTTTGGTCCCCAACGTGGCCATCAAGGTGGTCGCTGGATTCGGTCCGTTCCCGGAGGATAGCTTCGACTTTCCCTCCGCCGCGATGAGATACATCACGCCGCCGTCGCCCTTCCCATCGGCAAACGCCAGGTCGAAGCTGCCATCTTCGTTGGTCTTCGCTTCGGCGAGTTTTTGGGGAGCGTCCGGCCCCGCCAGCCAAAGGGTCACCTCAGCCCCGGAGATCGGAGCGCCGCCGGCCTCGACTCGTCCGGTAATGCCATCAGCAGCGAAGGCCGGGACGGATAGAAGTGCGGCCGATAAGGCAAGTGCTGCGAATTTCGCGGCTAGTCGATTCGCTTTTTTCATGGTTTGATTCTTTCGTTTATGCCCGCCCCTGAAACCGTTCCCGCTCTTCGCGACGGCCTGCCGGAACCAGGTAAACTTTTCGAAATATGGGTCAATGAGATCAGTCGTTCACGCGGTCGTGAGCATCCTTGATCTGCTTTTGTTCGGCTGGAGTAAATTGGGTGGGGCCAAGCTTGATATGAAGCTGATCGATGGATCCGGTGAAATCAAACGGTAGGATATAATCCTTCGCATTGATCTCGGTCCGTGTATCCACTCCCACATCAAAGGTTTCATCCATCACCTGGATGAACGCGATTGAATTGGGTTGTTCGTGCGAATCTACAGCCACTCCGTCCACCTTCAGAGTTCCGGCACCACCCTTTGCGATACCCGGACCATCATAGATATAGTCATAGACAAGAGTGTGCTTCCCTGCGGTGAGCGGTTCTTTTGCAGCCCATCTGTATTGCGCGAGCCCCAGCATGTTGTAACCGAAGACGGGGACACCTTTTAGAATGTAAAATCCCCATCCGCCAAACCGGCCTCCGGCAGTCACGATCATGCCGTTGCCACCGTCGTCCGGCACCGTCACTTCGGCTGTGATCGTGTAAGACCGTCCCAAGATATTTGCCGTGTTTGAGTCCGACATCCCAGGATTCACACCTTGGTAAGTGAATTCGGTCTTGCCAACGGTCATGCTCGGTCTGGGCTCCATCGAACGAGCGAACTGACGGTTGTCCAGAGGAAACACATTGTATTTCTTGGCCTCCTGATCGAAGAGTGCCTGCATTTCCTTCAGCTTCTCCGGGTTTTCCGCGGCGAGGTCGTGGTTTTGAGAGAAATCATCATTCAGGTTGTACAACTCCCATTTGTAATCTTCGATCGGAGGGAAGGCTGCATTCAAAATCCATGGTCCGTGAGGAGGCACCGTATTGGCGTACCAGCCTTCACTGTAGATGCCACGATTTGAAATCATCTCAAAGTATTGAACCTTGCGCGCGGATGGCGCGTTCGCATTCTCCTTCTTAAAGGTGTATGCCATGCTGGTGCCTTGAATTGGCTTTTGCGCGATGCCGTTGATTTCCTCAGGTTGATTCACCCCGGCCGCTTCCATGATCGTGGGCATGATATCGATCATGTGGTGAAACTGGGTCCGGATCCCGCCGATATCGTCAATATGCCCTGGCCAGGAAATGGCCATCCCCTGACGAGTTCCTCCGAAATGGGATGCGACCTGCTTGGTGTATTTGAAGGGCGTGTCAAATGCCCAGGCCCATCCGACAGCCATGTGTGGATAGGTTTCCCGTGATCCCCAGACATCATAGAGCTTCAATTGGTCCGCTACGGGAATATCGAGAATACCGTTGAACGACGCATGTTGGTTAGGCGTTCCCAAGAGTGTGCCCTCGGGACTGGTTCCATTGTCACCACAAATGTAGAAGATCAACGTATTGTCCAACTCGCCCAAGTCCTCGACCTGTTGGATCACACGGCCAATCTCATCATCGGTATAGGCGGCAAAAGCTGCGAACACCTCCGCCTGCCGCGCGAATAATTTCTTCTCATCGGATGAAAGCGATTCCCATTCGGGAAGGGCATCCGGCCAAGGTGTCAGTTGCGTGTTGGCGGGAATCAAACCCAATCGCTTTTGATTCGCAAAGATCTGTTCCCGCATCTTGTTCCACCCCATATCGAACTTCCCTTTGAACTTTTCAATCCATTCCGTGGGTGGCTGGTGAGGTGAATGGGTTCCGCCCGGTGCGTAATAGATAAAGAAGGGTTGGTCGGAATTCGCGGCCTGGAGCGCTTTCATCCTGGCAATCGCCTCATCCGCCAGATCGGTGGACAAGTTGTAATCGGGCTTCCCTCTCCACGGGAAAATTTGAGTGTGATCCTGGAAAAGGTAGGGCGTGTATTGGTCGGTTTCGCCACCTTGGAAGCCGTAGAAATAATCAAACCCCATTCCTGAAGGCCATTGATCAAACGGCCCCGCCACGCTGTAGGCAAACGATGGTGTATTGTGGTTTTTCCCGAACCAGGATGTGGCATATCCATTCCCTTTCAGGATTTGACCGATCGTCCCGTTGTCCACGCCGATGATCGAGTCGTAACCCGGGTATCCGGTGGAAAGTTCGGTGATCACGCCAAAGCCTACCGAATGGTGGTTGCGCCCCGTGAGCAATGCCGCACGGGTGGGCGAACAGAGCGAGGTGGAGTTGAACTGCGTGTAACGCAATCCGTTGTTAGCCACTCGGTCCAAGGCCGGCGTTGGAATCACACCGCCAAAGGTACCGGTGACACCAAAACCGGCGTCATCGGTCATGATCAACAAGACGTTGGGGGCTCCTTTTTTAGGGACGACGCGTGGTGGCCACCAGGTTTTTGAATCGGCGACCGTCGGTCCGGTTTTACCTTCGCCGGGTGGTTGCGGAGCCGGAAGCTGCTTGCCGCTGATGGTCGTCGTCGCAGCCGCGGATCCGGGCGTGCCGGTGGTTTGCAGCTGTGCCTGTAGGGCGGAACTGCTTGAAAGAAGAACTAAGAGCAGTAGGGCTCTTGAGGTTTCGCGTAATCGATGATTCATGAATTTGAGTGAAGTTGAGGGTTCGATGATTGAGAGGGAAGTGGGAATATCGCTGCTGAACGCTTGGACCAACGCGTATGCTTAGGCCAATGGAATTCAATTGCGAAGTTCTATTTGATCGCTTCCTCGACCTCCTCATCGATCTCTGCGGGAAGGCTGCGATCGCCGATTGGCCTGTTTAGCAATTTGTTCTCGCTCGGACGCCCGATCTTGTCGATCCATCGTTCCTGCGGTCCGCCCACGTACCTATCGCGATGCTTCTGTCGCGGCGCGTCACCCGAGGGCCCCGGCTTGTGAGAGGCAAAAAAAAACGCGGATCGACTCGTGAGAGCCAATCCGCGAGGGTTCATAACAGTAGGCCTATTTAATCGCCTTCTCGAGCTTCTCTTCGATCTCCTCGATCAGGCCGCCTTCGCCGACCGGCTTGTTCACCAGTTCGACCTCTCCAGGCCGCCAGGTCTTGTTGATCCTTGGTTCAAGTGGGCCGTACATGCGAAGGATACAGAACCAGCTTTTTCCAGGGTTGGTGGCAAGCCAGTTGCCTTCCTTGCCCTCGGGGGCCTTCGGTGCGAAATAGACGTCGTAGGAGCCGTCCTCATTCTTCTCGATTCCCTTGTCCAGGCTGCCGACGGTGGGGAACAGCTGGCTGGTCTGCAGCTGGCAACGGGTCTGGGTGTCGTAGAGAGTGACGGCCCAGAAGTTGTTGACTGGCACGTTCGGTGGCAGGTGCAGCTTGTAGGTCTTCGAACCATCAAATGGCTGTTCGTTTTGATCCAGGAATGCCAATGCGTAGTCGGAGCCGGCTCCGACATGAGGCGTTGCCATAGCGGGAGTCACGCCGCCGGCGTTGTAGTAGAACAGCACCCGCGCATCGAGGCCCATGATTCCGTCAGCTTCGAACGATGTGTTCTTATTCGCGTAAGCCGTCACCCACTGGCTCTTCGTATCGGGATAGAACTTCACTCCATCGATCCGCGGATCGTAGGTGATCGAGCGTCCTGCGGCATTGCCGAGCGTTGCCGCTTCGATGAGCAGCTTCTTCATCCGCTCATCGGGATTGAACGGCTTGCCTTTGACGATGCCGATCGCCGCCATGTACCCACGCACTTCCGGGTTGACCGCATCGATCGGCTCGGCCTGGACGATGTTGTTCAAGATCTCGAAATACTCCAGGTTGCTCGGGAAGATCGTGCTGAACGTGCGACCCGACATGTTGACGAGTTCCGTCGGCGCTGGATTGGCGGCATCTTTCAACGGATAGACCTTGAGTCCAGTCTTGAAATTCTCGACCGCCGCTTTGAGACCATTCTTCACCGAGCCCCGCAGGAACAGAAAGTTCCGGTTCGTCAGCGGCTTCAGGATGAAATATCCGTCTGGGATTTCCCCGGTGTAGCCAGGCGGAATCAGAAGGTATTTGCCTCCCTTTCCTTTGTCTGGCCCCGTGACACCCATGTTGCCGACGAAGCGTTGCCAAGCATCGTCAAGGAATCCCAGCATGCCGGGTGGAATCTCGATGACGGTCGGGCCATCTTTCGCAAGATCGGTGGGAGCGTAGGCATACATCGTGGAGGTATTTGATGTGATCACCGGCGTGCGGGAATCCATCATCTGTTCCCAGATGGCGATCTTGTTTGGGGCGTCGGCCCCCTGTTCCGCCATGCCGGCAAGGACGCTATAGATCGAGACCGCCCCGACATTGTCGAGGTAAACCCCGAGAGCGCGCGAGCGGGTCAGGTAGTCATAGACAAGGTCGTTGGTGTTGCCGATCGGCACGCCATCGAAGTATTTCAGTTCACCGGCGACCGTCTGGACTTTGGCCGGGATCGATGCCGCTTTTGTTTTTGCAGCTTCACGGGCAGGATCGTCTTGTCCGTACGCTGTTCCCA
Above is a genomic segment from Rosistilla ulvae containing:
- a CDS encoding arylsulfatase, which translates into the protein MNHRLRETSRALLLLVLLSSSSALQAQLQTTGTPGSAAATTTISGKQLPAPQPPGEGKTGPTVADSKTWWPPRVVPKKGAPNVLLIMTDDAGFGVTGTFGGVIPTPALDRVANNGLRYTQFNSTSLCSPTRAALLTGRNHHSVGFGVITELSTGYPGYDSIIGVDNGTIGQILKGNGYATSWFGKNHNTPSFAYSVAGPFDQWPSGMGFDYFYGFQGGETDQYTPYLFQDHTQIFPWRGKPDYNLSTDLADEAIARMKALQAANSDQPFFIYYAPGGTHSPHQPPTEWIEKFKGKFDMGWNKMREQIFANQKRLGLIPANTQLTPWPDALPEWESLSSDEKKLFARQAEVFAAFAAYTDDEIGRVIQQVEDLGELDNTLIFYICGDNGTSPEGTLLGTPNQHASFNGILDIPVADQLKLYDVWGSRETYPHMAVGWAWAFDTPFKYTKQVASHFGGTRQGMAISWPGHIDDIGGIRTQFHHMIDIMPTIMEAAGVNQPEEINGIAQKPIQGTSMAYTFKKENANAPSARKVQYFEMISNRGIYSEGWYANTVPPHGPWILNAAFPPIEDYKWELYNLNDDFSQNHDLAAENPEKLKEMQALFDQEAKKYNVFPLDNRQFARSMEPRPSMTVGKTEFTYQGVNPGMSDSNTANILGRSYTITAEVTVPDDGGNGMIVTAGGRFGGWGFYILKGVPVFGYNMLGLAQYRWAAKEPLTAGKHTLVYDYIYDGPGIAKGGAGTLKVDGVAVDSHEQPNSIAFIQVMDETFDVGVDTRTEINAKDYILPFDFTGSIDQLHIKLGPTQFTPAEQKQIKDAHDRVND
- a CDS encoding DUF1254 domain-containing protein, producing MKLNIITLTLTATLAVGTAYGQDDPAREAAKTKAASIPAKVQTVAGELKYFDGVPIGNTNDLVYDYLTRSRALGVYLDNVGAVSIYSVLAGMAEQGADAPNKIAIWEQMMDSRTPVITSNTSTMYAYAPTDLAKDGPTVIEIPPGMLGFLDDAWQRFVGNMGVTGPDKGKGGKYLLIPPGYTGEIPDGYFILKPLTNRNFLFLRGSVKNGLKAAVENFKTGLKVYPLKDAANPAPTELVNMSGRTFSTIFPSNLEYFEILNNIVQAEPIDAVNPEVRGYMAAIGIVKGKPFNPDERMKKLLIEAATLGNAAGRSITYDPRIDGVKFYPDTKSQWVTAYANKNTSFEADGIMGLDARVLFYYNAGGVTPAMATPHVGAGSDYALAFLDQNEQPFDGSKTYKLHLPPNVPVNNFWAVTLYDTQTRCQLQTSQLFPTVGSLDKGIEKNEDGSYDVYFAPKAPEGKEGNWLATNPGKSWFCILRMYGPLEPRINKTWRPGEVELVNKPVGEGGLIEEIEEKLEKAIK
- a CDS encoding DUF1254 domain-containing protein, with protein sequence MKQKFITTLVSAVAVLALSPIGQAQDVTPEEARAIAKEAYIYGFPLVDSYRIQYAYFVDKDSKSYKAPWNQLKNIPEVYTPADTAIQTPNSDTPYSFVGLDLRAEPIVISVPKIEKSRYYSVQFIDAYTFNFAYVGSRATGNDAGSFLIAGPSWKGEKPAGIKQVIRSETDFDMVLFRTQLFNPADLENVKKIQAQYKVQPLSAFLGTSAPAAAPAVDWVKPLTEEEEKSSLEFFNVLNFVLGYCPVDPTEVELRKRFARIGVEGGKRFDPAKLSPEMKDAIEMGRIDAWEAFAGDVKLLEVGKITSGDCFGTREYMKNNYLYRWVATIGIYGNSKQEAMYPVYRVDSAGEPLRGENRYTLHFANGEYPPVKAFWSLTMYELPQSLLVANPINRYLINSPMLPELKKDADGGLTIYIQHESPGKELEANWLPAPKGPFAMYMRLYWPAEAALDGSWTAPKLKMMK